The nucleotide sequence TATGTAAAGAATCGTCTCCCCAAAATGTTATGTACATCATATTAAACCAGCTGAACGGATTCCAAAGCAAAAGTTGGTGTCTTAGCCATAACCTAGAGCATATATCCGAAACGTCCCAATGATAACAATACAGTTTTTGATGCAAGGCATCAAAGATACATTCTTATATCTAACAAGAAGAAATTAGGACTTTTAACTTATATTTTCAATCTGTATTGCCTAAGACACATGGCTTGTTCGGCGATAATATGAATTGTAGATTCACAATGACAACGTTACAAGTTAGACAAAgacacaacaacaaaataagtGATACCGTAacgtttgaacaaatatcattaaaatatgctATGCAAATGCATGTAATTTCATACAAGGTGTTCGGAAACAAGATTGTTTGGAATGTATCGTACCGCAGTGTTTGAGTGTACAAGTAGTCGGACAATCTGTCTACTTTTAACCTCAGGAACCccttattaatatttaacatttgactAGTGTATACGAAAACACGACGACGTATGAAATATTATCCGTATAAATGCAACACCGCGTTTCCTAGCAACacaatgcataatttatttatgataagtTATGTTACAGATTTTGTAAACACTCGTTGTTAAGTAATCTGGAATGAACTAAGTATGTGTATATGATAACTACATTGTTTCACATAATTCCATCTATATCAGAGGTGTACATTAGAAGCTTGATAGTTATTTCCACACCAACTTGCAATGTCCATGTACTATTAGTAATTAAGACACTGTTAATGAGCCTGTGAAAACCATACCGTACAAAGATTGTTGCAAAAATccgaaataaaacaataaaatcttACTTTAATGTATATACTTGTATCTACGCTAATCACTGAGTAAGACTCTGACGTAAACAATTGCgaaatcattcggaactccacggccatttttatcgaaaacaacctcggatgtatttggacggtattatactcagaaatcggtacgtttaagtccgctgcaagtagatcgcgtagtaattttaatttagcagttaaatataatgacttgaatcttaattatgtttgcaataatactcttcactggcaatcaattttaacttagataaataaatacaaactaaaacaccacatttgattaatgatataattcaaaaatttacgaactacttcaaatgatgtaccggcatacattcgaggttgtctTCGATAAAgatggccgagaagttccgaatgtCGCGAAATGTTAACTTAGGCATTATttggttttattaaatgaataatattgaaGAACACGCGTTCACACTACTCAACATAGAGGCATTTCGCGCTCAACACTAAAAAAGTTTTGGTCTTGcttgtgtaaacaattaaggCGACGCCGGCCAGCAGCCAACCCTGCctagtgatttaaaaaaataaaataaaatatatatatatatatatatatatatatatatatatatatatatatatatattttattttatttttttatatatatatatactaaatataacGGGGTGCTTCCAGATACAAATGCCAACTTTTTACGAGTGAAAATGTTTCCACAATCaaggttcaatatttaaggTATACACATCATACTGAAATTTCACAACTTAGTTGATGTAAGCGAACCATTAATTCACATATATCGCATcttgtcaaaatgtgaaaaccttttattttcgcagaaaacaatgttgaaatatttcaatcaaaagCACAATGTGCAAGGTAATTCAATCTGTAATTCACAGTCATATTATGCAATATGTTTAGCTATCTAAATATACAAACCAACATTACCAAAAGGATTAAAACCATATGGATTTTGCAACTCGCCAACTTATCTTTAAACCAATCAAAACGGTTTACTTCCTTTATTTCTTCTAcatcattaattaaacacattatttgaTTGGTCTAATATCTAAGTCATATGTCTTAACATCTAGGTCAAAACTGAGGTTAAAAGGCTATTGCCTGGAAAAAAGCCCAGAATACCGCGTACAGTATATTAATAGAGTCACACCCGCAAGTCGGTCATCTTCTGGAGGTAAAGGTGAGTAACTGCAATAAGTGCAATATAGTCGACGAAGGATGGGTTACTTACCTTATTGGCATGACGGCTATTCTCTTACATGACGAGAACTTGATCGTTGTTTATAAGATTCAAGCACCTAGAAAAGTGTCATTCCTGTAGAATGTATTATATAATGATTCGCAACCTAGGGTACACACGTTCGTTAAACATGCCCACGTGTCATCCAGGCGACGTGTATTCAGTGTGCTGATAGTGTATAGGCTTATTCATACTCGCATTCGGCGAGAGCTCGGATTAAATTGTTaagtcattttatgtttttgaagcATAGTAATTGACAGAAAGTAAACCTGGTTAGAACTACCccggttctttaacgtgcaccagtgtatagcactgtcacacgggaccccctaTTTAACGTCCCTCCAGGAAGACGGTGAGTAGTTGTTGTGGCGCGGCGgtccctggattgacagtcagttgtgttaccactagaccacggatccgccacataTTCAGTGTGTGTTATTCCCTTGATATTTAACTGAACTGAATGATCTTTAAATATGTTGACGTTCTTTcgtaaacaatatatacatacggTGTACAACTGAAGCACAACAAAAAATGATGCTTAACATCAAGTCGTCGcgaaaaaatagaagaaaaaacatgcatgttgatcacttaaaaaagttgttatttaCGTCATTGATAACATGTTAAATACACAGATGTTCGTTAGTCATTGTTCTTGATgataaattaacaattttatttgtttttgcgAACGTACTGTTATGAAAAgggaaatattttggaaaaacaaggtatttataatcaatattttcaaacagtaaTATTTAGGGCCGTTATCATTTAGGacttcatttaaggaatgaattgcgggattgatgtcattattgggtaCTTTGACCAGCCTAATGACATCAATCCTGCAATACagtccttatatttacaccaatagtgcattatttcattcgagaattgttaaagaaatacttaatttcatttaagaaaatcgttcagtaatcctttcttacccattctgtaaatagaacgacccgactgtaaccgaaAACGTTTTATCAAATGGCGTCACGATAACGctggaaaagatcaaccacttcaaatcacttttaaacgtaaaattgaaacatttatggcaacgatacatttaacatatcataatttaatactttctaaaatgttgatttatattttacggcacttgctgacacaatacaaacaataacaagataaaaaaaatgttaatatatattgttatgcgatgaattgcgatccgaacatatccgaagatgttgcgttcatcgattgataaaagcaattgccgaaaggcagttcatttaaggaatggaagacgaggtgtaaatattatcaattaaagtgttcgtttaaaaaaacaacactgtacTTCACATTTTATCGTGCGTCGTGgaaattatcaatacaaaaaataaatggtcCCTAAAATAAAGGTACTTTTTTGAAATAGAACAGCACATATAGCCGGCGCCGACAGTAATACGTAACGCGAGGGAAATCAAATACGCAGTGAAACGCATGAAAGAATATCACGTGCACAATTGTACACCTATTGACTTGCGCCCCTttctcagaaccgaaatttatgtGGTTAAAAGTGTTAGTATTCCCAGTGCGAAAgtatggtgcattttgggcgtatttaaTGACCTTtatctcctatattgaaataaaaagcaaacgATTCGGGGGTGGGGGTGCGCCCCCTCCCCCTGGATACGCTAGTGGATATTAGATTGAAACAAACACTACTTCTATAATGTTAGTTTTCTGATGCGTTGAGACACAGTGGCGAGGTTAACCTCAAATTCGTTCCGcgatgttgatttttttcaacgAGAAATCGGGAATCAAGATAATGGTATGCGGTACGAATAAACTCAATTGTTTTGGTAGAAAGTGAAAATGTGCTTGTTACGCAAGGGGGAGGCCCAGAATGGTTGGTGAAGAGATAGGGTTTTGGCTGCCCGTAGGCCCCTTATCGAATTGAACAGTGACTTTAATCTCAGCAACACACCAAGTCATATTTATGTGTACGTTAATTAACGATCTCTTCCTTTATATTTGCAGGGGCGTACCTAGCCCtttattcatgtggattcataattgtcctatgggggcatgccccctcgaaaactttttttgaaaaccatggtgcaatgtGGTCCATTCTGTGAGTTCTGATGTGCTTTATTTACTACTGGAAAGCttctattttgaaaattatatcaTCATTAAAAAAGGTTATATACGGGATGTATTTGATATTCAGCAAAATTCGTTGtttttgatgtacatgtatttcttttttttacattatacattttcttatatttttcagTTATCCCTGGCTTCGGTCAGTATTGTCTCAAATGTTTCACTTACGAAATCGAAGAATGGTTGTAAAGAAAACAGTTCAATTCGCAGCAAGCCAATTGTACTTATTAAGACActgtttatgaaaaacatacGAAGAATCCTGCAAAAAGCCgaaataaaaccataaaatCTTACACTTGTGTTTATAATTGTATCTACGCTAATCACTGAGTAAGACTCTGACGAAAACATTTGCGAAAAGTCCACATAGTCATTGTCTGGTTTTATTAAATGAGTAATATAGAAGCTTGCGCGTTTGCACGGCCTAGCGTTGAGGCATTTAGCGCTCGACACTTaaggtttatatttatttttagactTACACgtgaaaaacaaataagtcGACGCCGGGCAGCGATTTAGTGATTTTTAAATgaccaaacaaaattaatacttaCTGTATATGGATGCTTCCTGGTACAATTGTAAACTATTTACGAATGAAAATGTTTCAACGATCAAGGCTCCATATTAACGGTAGATTCTAGACACATTATACAGAAATCTCACAACTTAGTTCATGTTAGCCAACCACGAATTCACATATATCGCATCTTGTCAAAATGTGAAACCCTGTATTTGCTTAGAAAACAATGCtataatatttcaatcaaaaGCACAAACTGACAAAAAACTTAATGGTTTCATTTGGATATCGAAGATACCAAGCACGATATTTCTGTAAGCAATTGTTGTTGACAATAGCGTAAATATTATCGACATTTATGTTACGTAATAATCATTTCGTAGAACGTAATATGAATAGGCAATAATGTGAGCCCTACAGTACTCAACACAccaagtatatacatgtaagtacaTAAACACTACTTGCTCAGAGCATAATGTCGGTTATATTTGAAAGCAAAAGTCTAAACAGTCTAAAACCATATCTTTTTATTTGGCGATATCTGGCAATTACATCATGcgcaacacaaaacaatgacattatataATTGTGCAGACATATAATAAGTAAGAAAATTACTTACATACGAGAATATTGCACAACTTAGTCTTTGCAATCTTTCAAAGCGTATATGGTCATATATACAATCAAAATACGCTATCTCGAAGTAGTTTGGACATcggaaaatacttcgagataacgaataTTCGATTGAACTGgaatacaaaaagaaaataactaAACCCAACACATTCTAAGAAAGTTCGACCTAGCCAGAACATCGACAAAACGAAATTCGACAAATAGAGTTCCGGCTGTGTTTTATATCCGCTGGATATATTTCAAGGCCATTGCGACTTCAATGCTTGTCTTGTATTGATATTTCAACGATGCAACTGTTAGTTTCAAAGCACACAACGTCATAATTTGAAAACCTCGATGACGTTTTGCATGTGCTTGGATCTTCCGCCGCCTGTTATCAAAGAGGAAACGTACATCTTGTCCTCCATGGCAGAGAGGGACACGGTTTTTGGATTGATGACTCCAGACAGCAGAACAAGAAGCAAAACTCCCTCAGGAGACAGCTTCACGACGTTGTGTGAGGAGTAACCACACACGTAGATGTGTCCATGTATATCAAGACACAGTCCTGTTGGGTTCCTGAGTTCGTTGTTTCTGAAAATGAATTTCGGTTGAGAATCAATTTTCACGCCGGTTAGAATAAGACCGGTCACGGTGTGTAACGTATAGTCTGTGACGTACAGTTCGTTCTGGTCTCGGTTTGTTTGTACGTGTTGAGGGTCAGTAAAGAGGATTTCACCGCGCTGATTGTGTCTCAATGATGCAACCTCCTCTCCGGCTTTTGTGACGATTTTAACGTACCCACCTTTGACGGTAACAACTATAAAGCCCTCTATCGTACAGATTCCGTAGCATATGTTGCTGGTTTTGATCAGCCGCTCTGCGCAAAGATTGTTATTTCTGACCTTTACAAGAACAATTTTGTCATTGTCAGGAACGGTAACTGCTGCAGTCAATGAATCAATAAGAGTCATGTCCCATATTTGGCTTGTAAACACGTACTGGGTGACGATAACACCGTCGTTGTGTACcagcaacattttattattgttccGATCAAGCGTTAGAAAGTGGTTGTTGTTGAGGGTGCATATAGCGGCGATCATTGGCTCGTCCTGGTCGTCTTTCCGATGAAGTCGGATATCGTGCAGTTTCTGCGCATGCTCAGAACTTAACGTTTTGAAAGACTGTGGTCGGGACACTGCCGTCATTCTACTGCTTGTTGTGGACACACTGCTTCCACGCCTTCCTTTTGATTGGTCTGGCTTTGTGTGTCGATCCTCAATGATATCGTCGTTTTCATGACTGACTTCTACTTTGCCGATTACCCCTGGTGTGGTGTTTAAAGCGTCGTTTACATTCCTGTCTATAGCAAGGTCGTAATGGACGGGCTGCAGCCTGCTGTGGACACGTTGGAGGGAATATTTGTACTCCAAACAGCGTTGACGTGCCGCGTTCACTTTGTGAATGGTCTGTGGAGTAATATATTCAGATTTCATACTCTGTGTCAGATCTTTGGACATCTCAATGGCGTTAAATATATTATCGCATTCTTCTATTTTAGATTCAATCTGTAGACTTTCTGCATGTTGTGTATACTCAAGTTCTGCAGCTATATGTCCTTCAAAGTCATCTGCCAACTGTTTCAGGCGATCACGAAACAATGACGCTTTTCTCAGACAATCAACTTTCTCCGATTCGTTCTGCATTTTCAGatcaaagaacattttcttCAGTGTCAAAGCAGTGTCACTCAGACTATCCATTACCACCAAAATATTGTCAATCTCTCGGAGCTGTGTTTTCTCATtaaaattgacgtcattaagtGCACTTTCCAGGTTGTATGTAACCTCCCCACGATGCTCCCGCTCGTACGACGACATGTCGGCTATTGGTCGTACTTGATGGGTCTTCGTCAACTTCATGGTTTTGTGGAACTGGCAGCATACCTTACAAAATGCCTCGCGACAAAACGGGCACCAGAAGGAAGCTGTTATAGATCTGGAACGATTTCTACACGGATCACAATACTCCATTGCCATTCTTTTGATGGTTTAATGTGCTGTaatcttttcaaaaaaagaatcCAAAAATTGATTGATAAAAGTTAATAACTCGcaaatattatcttaaaccCAGTATGACTTATTTATGCCTATGATTGCATTCTTTTAAAGCTAATGATTGCTTTTCTAAACTAAACAGTTTAAAGgccttttaaataaattaattgaaagcGTTGTATTATGATTATGTTAAACGCTGGGCGATCGTATTTGTGTTTCGTCATTGTCTTATTGTGACAACTGCAAAGCGTTTCAAATGATCTATTCAAACTTATTGGCGGAAGACGGGTTTGAAGTATCAAGTTTTGCTTTTGCGCTTAATGGTTTTCAACTTTTATATGGGCGGTGATCAGTGTGGCCAATTCTTGATTCATGCACATTGGATTAATCTCCTTGATCCAACATTcgttattttatcaaatttaagaaCCACTTTCTCAAAATAAGAGACGCAACTTTTTCAGCACAGTATAGCATTTTTCGCCAATTAATACCTATTATCTGTTTTGTAACATCACACAATACACCCCCAAAACCCCAACCTAAATTTCTATAGGAAAAATAGCGGTTTAGAAAGTGAGAACATGGAAAAGTATATCGTATTAAGAGACGATGTGAGAATGTAGTCTTgtcgatttattttttgtcgacATTACACAGGacataaatttcaattttgtcTACTTATCTAGTTAATATGTGAACGAAATGACAAGATTATTGCGACATGTGGAGTTTTAAATCGCAAGGCAACATTAAACCAGTCGACATGAATACAGTctaaccccgttggctcgaactcacagggatCGGCGAAAATACCTCTAGCCTAggaaaatttgagccaagcgggaatgcttatattcagtataaagaaatcggtctttATCATtcggttcgagccaacgagtaatTCGAGCGAAGCTAATTCGATccaacggtgttcgactgtaCGTGATCATAGCATCTTCAGATGCGTTTTACTATTCCATAGTCTAAGACATGTAAATcgaaatataaattaacattacccccccccccccctcgaaACAAGAGGGAAGAAAAGTTCATTATTTGcttcatatattatatatatgcacttaGCTAACATAATACTCactaatacattatataagtatatgtttaaataaatgtcgGTATATGTTTTCTCCGATCGCAAAATTATACTTTGAACAATAACGGGATGAAATAGATTGCAACCTTTCGCggtaacattttgttttggtaaaatgtgAAGGGTAAACATTGGCCGATTGTCTACAATTTTGTCGAATTAACAACgatgttaactttcaaatctttacttcTCATTAACTTAAATAGACACCCTTGTGACTTGTATTTCTCGTAAGGGTTATGCCACCTGTTTCAGATGTACGTGTTTtatctctctctatatatatattatcacgTGGCACATAATTCACCATTTAAggttaacaataaatatgttgacaACGATGCTAACTTTAACGAAGATTTGAAAAATCGGCCCATTGACTCATAGTACAATAGAAGTTTATCCGATTAGCACTCTAGTTTATATGCGAATATCGCGATTTAGAAATCGTTGATTTTTTTGCGCAAGCCCGGTGCGCGATGACGTTCAATTTGGACCCTATAACGGGcttaaataactttaacaaaatatttgacttGGGTCTACGTACActtattttaccattatttattaatatgatCGAACGGAAAACAGTGATGTTTTCTTTCgttgtttttataacaataaacattaaaaaacactCACTTCTTTATATAACttctttaatacattttactaTTAAACGACATTGGAAGGAGTTGTTAAGCGATGATTCTTTCGCACTGGCAATTGACTGTCACATTTACAGTAGAAAACACATAATCGTCACCAAAATGCTGATTCCCGAACTCTTCAATTGTAAGTTCGGTGGTGgctatatgttttaaaactgtgaCGTCATATGTTTTCGGAACACATTTGAAATGCCCATACCAGCATGTCCTTCTTGTGCACTCACTGTCACGAATAAACCGCGGCAAGTAGCCTTCTCCTAGATCCCGCCAAAAAACCTCACAATCACATGACCACGGTAAGGGTCCGTTTGAAAACACGTCCTCTGTAAGGCCAGAAAATTCCTCTCCTGACTCGATAGCGTGGCGTAGCGATAAATATCGTTGAGACTGGGCAGCCCCATTGTTTGGGGCCGACATTTTTTGTACGTGATGAAGCGAGGGCCAGAAATGCGGAGGTTGAGCAATAAACGTGGCTCTTGTTTTCTCGGAGGCTACTGCATTGTACAGAAGACATATACAATTCGCCAGAGCAACTCTCTGAAACAAAACGAATACAAATTATGACTTTGATCGAAAACGTTCGTGGACTGCAGTCTTATTCATTCGTTTAATGAAATACACCATAACGCGATATCAAAACCTTTTGTTTGGGGTTCTGACTGTTTTCTATGACAAACACGAGATGTGAAGAACAGTTGTTGCCTATTTCAACATTGtcgataataaaaaatgaacctTTTCTCATAGTTGAAATATACGTTCCTTATAATATTTGGAAACACAGTTTTCTATCCACATTACGAGAACTTTATGAATAGGTAAGCTGGCGAGAAAATTGCTGAGAATTAGCAAGACCAGACACAACAATTATAACATTACAATATTTAGTTGTAAGTATAACTTGATAAAATTTATCAATGGATACCTACCAAGAATAATTCcataattgtttaataagtaAACTGGTAACACGTGGCTTTTAAATCTTATCCTTTCACCATAACGGGATCCTTATGGATCCACTAGTATTTGTAGATATCACAGCAGCACACCTGAGCCACCTGGTCCCAAGTTTATACCTGAGGCCCGTCTCAAGTGAACTCATGTTTATTGTATACTGCCTTccaatctttaaaaaattataatcttatcttatcttatcttattgtataatgtcttaaatttaattatattttcattttgacagGCATGAAAAGTAAAACTGTACCATTTTCTACAGTTTAGTGATTAATTTCTTTAGTGTGTTTTGTCTACTA is from Mya arenaria isolate MELC-2E11 chromosome 9, ASM2691426v1 and encodes:
- the LOC128203357 gene encoding uncharacterized protein LOC128203357, with product MAMEYCDPCRNRSRSITASFWCPFCREAFCKVCCQFHKTMKLTKTHQVRPIADMSSYEREHRGEVTYNLESALNDVNFNEKTQLREIDNILVVMDSLSDTALTLKKMFFDLKMQNESEKVDCLRKASLFRDRLKQLADDFEGHIAAELEYTQHAESLQIESKIEECDNIFNAIEMSKDLTQSMKSEYITPQTIHKVNAARQRCLEYKYSLQRVHSRLQPVHYDLAIDRNVNDALNTTPGVIGKVEVSHENDDIIEDRHTKPDQSKGRRGSSVSTTSSRMTAVSRPQSFKTLSSEHAQKLHDIRLHRKDDQDEPMIAAICTLNNNHFLTLDRNNNKMLLVHNDGVIVTQYVFTSQIWDMTLIDSLTAAVTVPDNDKIVLVKVRNNNLCAERLIKTSNICYGICTIEGFIVVTVKGGYVKIVTKAGEEVASLRHNQRGEILFTDPQHVQTNRDQNELYVTDYTLHTVTGLILTGVKIDSQPKFIFRNNELRNPTGLCLDIHGHIYVCGYSSHNVVKLSPEGVLLLVLLSGVINPKTVSLSAMEDKMYVSSLITGGGRSKHMQNVIEVFKL